One window of the Nocardia huaxiensis genome contains the following:
- a CDS encoding lipid-transfer protein, with translation MTDTNRDIAVLGAGMHPWGKWGRNFVEYGLVAARAALADAGVNHLDVGYIAGADTIRNGYPGFVAGATFAQALGWSGARISSSYAACASGAQAIASARAQILAGLTDVALVVGADTTPKGFFQPVGGERRDDPDWLRFHLLGATNPIYFALYARRRMALHGATLDDFAAVKVKNARHGLNNPNARYRKEVTAEEIAASAVVSDPLRLLDICATSDGGAALVLTSMDYARRHGISDPVRISALSTVTPTFPKTVIDLPDFATDSAVAVEPQPRVFRSAIAHAAYEEAGLGPEDLSLAEVYDLSTALELDWYEDIGLCEVGGAEQLLRSGATTLGGRIPVNPSGGLACFGEAIPAQAIAQICELTWQLRGQADGRQVENARAGIAVNQGLFGHGSATIVMR, from the coding sequence ATGACTGACACGAATCGCGATATCGCCGTCCTCGGCGCGGGTATGCACCCGTGGGGCAAGTGGGGACGCAACTTCGTCGAATACGGGCTGGTCGCGGCGCGGGCGGCGCTGGCCGACGCGGGCGTGAACCACCTCGACGTCGGGTACATCGCGGGCGCGGACACCATCCGCAACGGGTATCCCGGATTCGTCGCGGGCGCGACCTTCGCACAGGCACTGGGCTGGTCGGGTGCGCGGATCTCGAGCAGCTATGCCGCGTGCGCGTCCGGCGCGCAGGCCATTGCGAGCGCTCGCGCCCAGATTCTGGCCGGGCTGACCGATGTGGCGCTGGTGGTCGGCGCGGACACCACGCCGAAGGGGTTCTTCCAGCCGGTCGGCGGCGAACGCCGCGATGACCCGGACTGGCTGCGCTTCCACCTGCTCGGCGCCACCAATCCCATCTACTTCGCGCTGTACGCCCGCCGCCGGATGGCTTTGCACGGCGCGACTCTCGACGACTTCGCCGCCGTCAAGGTGAAGAACGCGCGGCACGGACTGAACAACCCGAATGCCCGCTACCGCAAGGAAGTCACGGCGGAGGAGATCGCGGCCTCGGCCGTCGTCTCCGATCCGCTGCGCCTGCTCGACATCTGCGCGACCAGTGACGGCGGCGCCGCGCTGGTGCTGACGTCGATGGATTACGCACGCCGCCACGGCATTTCCGATCCGGTGCGGATCAGCGCCCTGTCGACGGTCACCCCGACCTTCCCGAAGACCGTCATCGATCTCCCGGATTTCGCCACGGATTCCGCTGTCGCGGTCGAACCGCAGCCGCGCGTATTCCGTTCCGCCATAGCGCATGCCGCGTACGAGGAGGCCGGTCTCGGCCCCGAGGACCTGTCGCTGGCGGAGGTCTACGACCTGTCCACCGCCCTGGAATTGGACTGGTACGAGGACATCGGCCTGTGCGAGGTCGGTGGCGCGGAGCAGCTGTTGCGCAGCGGCGCAACGACTCTGGGCGGACGGATTCCGGTGAATCCGAGTGGCGGTCTGGCCTGCTTCGGCGAGGCCATCCCGGCGCAGGCCATCGCGCAGATCTGCGAGCTCACCTGGCAGTTGCGCGGTCAGGCCGACGGCCGTCAGGTGGAGAACGCCCGCGCCGGTATCGCGGTGAACCAGGGCCTGTTCGGGCACGGTTCGGCCACCATCGTCATGCGCTGA
- a CDS encoding asparaginase domain-containing protein produces MSSALEAPVGQRELSIDILYTGGTFGMVDHGDGLHPRKGIGEEIATVVREFAAGSGIPVGLRYTELDEVIDSANADHDTARRIAARVRSRLTDHCDGVIVIHGTDTMAYVGARMAFELHDIPVPVMLTGAQIPLGQRGSDARDNLWMALDSIANQPGPGTFIAFGAAVHPAVRASKRSADGYDAFVTLRKYTPPATRALPAAWPGETTSPVGLFTAFPGMDPDLLDVALRIYHGGVVLECYGAGTMPMHGSATVEAVRRAADRGTPVVVITHCDSGSVDLALYRPGRALLDAGALPGGDMTREAALAKLSYLAALNLPSTELRRMLTTNLLGELTDHPHIDEN; encoded by the coding sequence ATGAGTTCCGCCCTGGAAGCACCCGTGGGACAGCGGGAATTGAGCATCGACATTCTCTACACCGGCGGCACGTTCGGCATGGTCGACCATGGCGACGGCCTGCATCCCAGGAAAGGGATCGGCGAGGAAATCGCCACTGTCGTACGGGAATTCGCGGCCGGCTCGGGAATCCCGGTCGGCCTGCGCTACACCGAGCTCGACGAGGTCATCGACAGCGCCAATGCCGATCACGACACGGCGCGGCGGATCGCGGCCCGGGTGCGTTCCAGGCTGACCGACCACTGCGACGGCGTGATCGTCATCCACGGCACCGACACCATGGCCTACGTCGGGGCTCGAATGGCCTTCGAGCTGCACGATATTCCGGTGCCGGTCATGCTCACCGGCGCGCAGATTCCGCTCGGGCAGCGCGGCAGCGATGCACGGGACAACCTGTGGATGGCCCTGGATTCGATTGCGAACCAACCGGGTCCGGGCACGTTCATCGCCTTCGGCGCCGCCGTGCATCCCGCCGTGCGCGCCAGCAAGCGCAGCGCCGACGGCTACGATGCCTTCGTCACGCTGCGGAAGTACACGCCCCCGGCGACGCGGGCCTTGCCGGCCGCCTGGCCGGGCGAAACCACTTCTCCGGTAGGGCTTTTCACCGCATTCCCGGGCATGGACCCGGACCTGCTGGATGTGGCGCTGCGCATCTACCACGGCGGCGTGGTGCTCGAATGCTACGGCGCGGGCACCATGCCCATGCACGGCTCCGCCACAGTCGAGGCCGTCCGCCGCGCCGCCGACCGCGGCACCCCGGTCGTCGTGATCACCCACTGCGACAGCGGATCCGTGGATCTCGCCCTCTACCGGCCCGGCCGCGCCCTGCTCGACGCGGGCGCACTCCCCGGCGGCGACATGACCCGCGAAGCCGCCCTGGCCAAACTGTCCTACCTCGCCGCTCTGAATCTCCCCTCCACCGAACTCCGCCGCATGCTCACCACCAATCTGCTCGGCGAACTCACCGATCACCCGCACATCGACGAGAACTGA
- a CDS encoding serine hydrolase domain-containing protein, with the protein MRRVLLVLSAAMLFAGAAETPAVADAGRWQRAVDGIAAMGASGVQVHVHGPGGDWDGSAGVNEMSFLVPVLGGGRFRIGSITKTITATSLLQLVGDGRIGLDDGVAGWLPEFGIDPRITVRMILAQTSGLADYLNGGGGAPPLVGDTLGDIRRTWEPAEFVHWATDKPLQFTPGSGWAYSNTNYIVAGLLIEKASGLPYNANVYSRITMPLLMYGTSVPQTMEDILGPHAHAYYNYGGGPVDVTYQNPSYVWAAGGIVSSARDLDTFLGGLLGGRLLPPHLLAEMRAARPVNGSYGYGLGLYEYHLGNGCVGYGHEGYVNGYSSIAMRSADGSRGISMSVTGGGGHSAAVDRLVEDVMCG; encoded by the coding sequence ATGCGTCGAGTGCTGCTCGTCCTGTCTGCTGCCATGCTGTTCGCGGGTGCCGCCGAGACTCCCGCCGTCGCCGATGCCGGGAGGTGGCAGCGGGCGGTGGACGGCATCGCCGCCATGGGGGCGTCGGGGGTGCAGGTGCACGTGCATGGGCCCGGCGGAGATTGGGACGGGTCCGCGGGCGTGAACGAGATGAGCTTTCTGGTCCCGGTGCTGGGTGGTGGGCGATTCCGGATCGGGAGCATCACCAAGACGATCACCGCGACCTCGCTGCTCCAGCTCGTGGGGGACGGGCGAATCGGGCTGGACGACGGGGTGGCGGGGTGGCTGCCGGAGTTCGGGATCGATCCGCGCATCACGGTGCGAATGATTCTGGCGCAGACCAGTGGGCTGGCCGACTACCTCAATGGCGGTGGCGGGGCACCGCCGCTGGTGGGGGACACGCTCGGGGATATCCGGCGGACCTGGGAGCCTGCGGAATTCGTGCACTGGGCCACGGACAAGCCCTTGCAGTTCACGCCGGGGAGCGGGTGGGCGTACTCGAACACCAACTACATCGTGGCCGGGCTGCTGATCGAGAAGGCTTCGGGGCTGCCGTACAACGCGAACGTGTACAGCCGGATCACCATGCCGCTGTTGATGTACGGGACGAGTGTGCCGCAGACGATGGAGGACATTCTCGGCCCGCACGCGCACGCCTACTACAACTACGGCGGCGGGCCGGTCGATGTGACCTACCAAAATCCGTCGTATGTGTGGGCCGCCGGTGGAATCGTCTCCTCCGCAAGGGATCTCGATACCTTCCTGGGCGGGCTGCTCGGCGGGCGCTTGCTGCCGCCGCACCTGCTGGCCGAGATGCGGGCCGCACGGCCGGTGAACGGGTCCTACGGATACGGGCTCGGGCTGTACGAATATCACCTCGGGAACGGGTGTGTCGGGTACGGGCACGAGGGGTACGTCAACGGGTACTCGTCGATCGCCATGCGCAGCGCCGACGGCAGCCGGGGCATCTCGATGTCGGTGACCGGCGGCGGCGGGCATTCCGCCGCCGTGGATCGCCTCGTCGAGGATGTGATGTGCGGCTAG
- a CDS encoding sigma-70 family RNA polymerase sigma factor, whose amino-acid sequence MIMDTATVARFEASRNRLASLAYRLLGSAADAEDTVQDAFLRWQAADHEHVEVPEAWLTKIVTNLALDKLRSAKTRRERAVGAWMPEPLLDGDPMLGPADTVEQRESVTVAVLLLMERLSPVERAVYVLREAFSYSHAETSEILGITESASQQHLHRARRRITAARNETETDPASARRIVEAFIAAASSGRTEQLIALLTNDATAVSDGAAGLAEKLIRYVTPEQVAHAMRVGIKPTAAKRALAGGTPSIHAAVINHQPALLFVVEDRIAGIAILEMRGDKIAGMCGIAAPARLGRLTGEWRRHEHDDPLIESW is encoded by the coding sequence ATGATCATGGACACCGCCACCGTGGCGCGTTTCGAGGCCAGCCGGAATCGGCTGGCCTCGCTCGCCTATCGCCTGCTCGGCTCGGCCGCCGACGCCGAGGACACGGTGCAGGACGCGTTCCTGCGGTGGCAGGCCGCCGACCACGAGCATGTCGAGGTGCCGGAGGCCTGGTTGACCAAGATCGTCACCAATCTGGCGCTGGACAAGCTGCGTTCGGCGAAGACACGGCGGGAACGCGCGGTCGGCGCGTGGATGCCCGAACCCCTGCTCGACGGCGATCCCATGCTGGGCCCGGCCGACACCGTCGAGCAGCGCGAGTCGGTGACCGTGGCGGTGCTGCTGCTCATGGAGCGCCTGTCACCGGTCGAACGGGCCGTTTACGTGCTGCGCGAAGCCTTTTCGTACTCCCATGCCGAAACGTCCGAGATCCTCGGCATCACCGAGTCCGCCAGCCAGCAGCACCTGCACCGCGCCCGGCGCCGAATCACCGCCGCGCGCAATGAAACCGAGACCGACCCGGCCTCCGCGCGCCGCATTGTCGAGGCGTTCATAGCCGCTGCTTCGTCGGGCCGCACCGAACAACTCATCGCCCTGCTGACCAATGACGCCACCGCCGTGTCCGATGGCGCCGCCGGTCTGGCCGAGAAGCTCATCCGGTACGTCACCCCCGAACAGGTCGCCCACGCGATGCGCGTCGGTATCAAACCCACCGCCGCCAAGCGCGCGCTCGCGGGCGGCACGCCCTCGATCCATGCCGCCGTGATCAACCATCAACCGGCCCTGCTCTTCGTGGTCGAGGACCGGATCGCTGGCATCGCGATCCTGGAAATGCGCGGAGACAAGATCGCGGGCATGTGTGGCATCGCCGCCCCGGCCCGGCTCGGCCGCCTCACCGGCGAATGGCGGCGACACGAGCACGACGACCCGCTGATCGAATCCTGGTAA
- a CDS encoding DUF6185 family protein, with translation MLVAPLAGIYFITDRNETPRAEGGYACEPGYVVDARVKVSVKIRAERSDYPRLITETVIDMGIDGIAQSLMMSDDRWEYRSTMRCLLGREHENFGTSGERRKEKPTVIVRDNRVTVLDKSETALWDGWSMVTSGLVTARQTDPGLWDLSLHVPSVLSEASWESLSLEAPNGWLTNPAPWPPTEADSAHIVWSPYDRANPPDVVATLRESTARRIVEYSYTSPYFEWEFGLSCLAFVIAVGAVWTLVRRSHLPVGFTRTSRAYRTASRISAAAAIFTVGWLGVQAVIRWQADSYSADTWMMVENWSVAVLLGFCAICYGVGRLSAGLLVLVSAGVLSYFGMHFEGGPSAAFLSVPTPIGVTTKAAVALMMLALGSVGFVQALRSASNLSRSPASSARAWLAVVAFSTFVLLDRLLADAVGIVRIRWLALEELSPSTVCCTFDRYSATWANEMLFAVPVILAAVVWGVLVARRENGDTDSRWLIYSAVAIFTLAGTPINTYVLGFRVPQLLVIAPVMYWLVTVSVPVLDRRDRDGRKLRDRMQGPEHARLRDAVLRGVAQYPETTTTARLPNRVSAVDALLAVGPHRSPIANARTACRLALMIGLPIAILVDLWAWHRGFDLSLARQDFLSGLAIELLWEVALWTAVGITMGLLWQWLPGRWGLTRVSPLIVVFGIGQLGATLDSALVSQPLLLRLLAELLTFSIAATLVGLAMDHLTLRPDAERSRRVFLAAYGLRSVASQATFLLAQIAAVLAIVSFLRGQGDAPSAPSVDPPLVPRPNP, from the coding sequence GTGCTCGTAGCGCCGTTGGCCGGCATCTACTTCATTACTGACAGGAACGAGACTCCTCGGGCCGAGGGTGGATATGCCTGTGAGCCGGGATATGTGGTCGATGCTCGGGTCAAAGTTTCGGTGAAGATTCGCGCCGAGAGGTCCGATTATCCCCGATTGATCACCGAAACCGTGATCGACATGGGTATCGACGGAATCGCACAGTCGCTCATGATGTCCGATGACCGCTGGGAATATCGCTCCACAATGCGCTGCCTGCTGGGCAGAGAGCACGAGAACTTCGGAACATCCGGGGAGCGCCGGAAAGAAAAGCCAACAGTCATAGTGCGGGACAATCGCGTGACCGTTCTCGACAAGAGCGAAACGGCACTGTGGGATGGATGGAGCATGGTGACGTCCGGGCTGGTCACCGCCCGGCAGACTGATCCGGGGCTCTGGGATCTCAGTCTTCATGTGCCCTCGGTGCTTTCGGAAGCATCGTGGGAATCGCTCAGTCTGGAAGCCCCCAATGGCTGGCTGACCAATCCGGCGCCCTGGCCACCCACCGAGGCCGACAGCGCGCACATCGTGTGGTCACCGTACGACCGTGCGAATCCACCCGATGTAGTGGCGACGCTGCGCGAGAGCACAGCGCGAAGAATCGTTGAATACAGTTACACCTCACCGTATTTCGAGTGGGAGTTCGGCCTGAGCTGTCTGGCGTTCGTCATCGCCGTCGGTGCCGTGTGGACCCTGGTACGAAGGTCGCACCTGCCCGTCGGTTTCACCAGAACCAGTCGTGCCTACCGGACGGCGTCGAGGATCAGTGCGGCGGCGGCGATCTTCACTGTCGGGTGGCTCGGCGTCCAAGCGGTGATCAGATGGCAGGCCGACAGCTACAGTGCGGACACCTGGATGATGGTGGAGAACTGGTCTGTCGCAGTACTTTTGGGCTTCTGCGCGATCTGCTACGGCGTCGGCCGGCTCAGCGCCGGGCTGTTGGTTCTGGTGTCGGCGGGGGTACTGAGCTACTTCGGAATGCACTTCGAGGGCGGCCCCTCGGCCGCATTCCTCAGCGTTCCGACGCCGATCGGCGTCACGACCAAAGCCGCTGTGGCACTGATGATGTTGGCTCTAGGGTCGGTCGGGTTCGTGCAGGCGCTGCGCAGTGCATCGAATCTGTCCAGGTCGCCCGCTTCATCGGCCCGCGCATGGTTGGCGGTGGTCGCGTTCTCGACGTTCGTGCTACTGGACCGGCTGCTCGCCGATGCCGTCGGCATCGTCCGCATCCGCTGGCTCGCGCTGGAGGAACTGAGCCCATCCACGGTGTGTTGTACGTTCGACCGCTACTCCGCGACATGGGCGAACGAGATGCTCTTCGCTGTGCCCGTAATTCTCGCGGCGGTCGTCTGGGGAGTGCTGGTCGCGCGCCGAGAGAACGGTGATACGGATTCGCGATGGTTGATCTACTCGGCGGTCGCGATCTTCACCTTGGCAGGCACGCCGATCAACACCTACGTTCTCGGCTTCAGAGTCCCTCAGTTGCTGGTGATCGCGCCCGTAATGTATTGGCTTGTCACCGTTTCCGTCCCAGTGCTGGATCGGCGCGACCGCGATGGACGCAAGCTGCGCGACCGCATGCAAGGTCCCGAGCATGCCCGGTTGCGTGATGCCGTGCTGCGCGGCGTCGCGCAGTATCCCGAGACGACCACCACCGCCCGCTTGCCCAATCGGGTCTCGGCCGTGGATGCCCTCCTTGCCGTCGGCCCGCACCGGTCGCCCATCGCGAACGCGCGGACGGCCTGTCGCCTCGCACTCATGATCGGTCTTCCCATCGCGATCCTGGTTGATCTCTGGGCCTGGCATCGAGGTTTCGATCTATCGCTCGCGCGCCAGGACTTCCTCAGCGGCTTGGCCATCGAGCTGCTGTGGGAGGTGGCGCTGTGGACTGCGGTAGGGATCACGATGGGCCTGCTGTGGCAATGGCTTCCGGGACGCTGGGGCCTCACCAGGGTCAGCCCATTGATCGTGGTGTTCGGTATCGGCCAGTTGGGCGCGACTCTGGACAGCGCCCTGGTCAGTCAGCCGTTGCTACTTCGTCTGCTTGCCGAGCTCTTGACGTTTTCGATCGCCGCCACACTGGTCGGCCTCGCGATGGATCACCTCACGCTGCGTCCGGATGCCGAGCGGAGTCGGCGGGTCTTTCTGGCCGCCTACGGATTACGAAGCGTCGCGAGTCAAGCCACCTTCCTGCTGGCTCAGATCGCAGCGGTGCTGGCTATTGTGAGCTTCCTGCGCGGGCAAGGAGACGCGCCTTCGGCTCCATCGGTGGATCCTCCGCTGGTCCCGAGGCCGAACCCTTGA
- a CDS encoding NAD(P)/FAD-dependent oxidoreductase, which yields MHRIVVLGAGYAGAFSAGYLARQLHSDDFEITVVNAEPDFIERLRLHQLAAGQELRHRPLAEMFAGTGIRLRVARVTDIDVERRTVTVADGAGLDRIDYDTLLYALGSTAADHGVPGVAEHAFHVAARPSALRLRERLNTLGENGNVLVVGGNLTAIEAVTEIAESHPGLRVALVTSGEVGGWLGVKARRHLLRAFDRLGIALHEHAAVERVRESAVITADGTVLPSDATVWAAGFAVHPIAAASGLEVIADGRIRVDRQMRSVSHPDVYVAGDSAFVLGDNGKPLPMSCASAGFTGSQATAAIIGDRTGRSIAEAGLPYVGNHISLGRKDGLFQLVDGDAQAKSWALRGRAAARVKSAILGTAAWGVGHPTFGKLDHRYRSASRQSAPEGVTA from the coding sequence ATGCACCGCATCGTCGTCCTCGGGGCCGGATACGCCGGAGCCTTCTCGGCCGGATACCTTGCCCGCCAATTGCATTCCGATGATTTCGAGATCACGGTCGTCAATGCCGAACCGGATTTCATCGAGCGGCTGCGCCTGCATCAGCTGGCCGCCGGGCAGGAGCTGCGGCATCGGCCGCTGGCGGAGATGTTCGCGGGCACCGGGATTCGACTCCGGGTGGCACGGGTGACCGACATCGACGTCGAACGCCGGACCGTCACCGTCGCCGACGGCGCGGGCCTCGACCGCATCGACTACGACACCCTGCTGTACGCACTCGGCAGCACCGCCGCCGACCACGGTGTTCCGGGTGTCGCCGAGCACGCCTTCCACGTGGCCGCGCGGCCCTCGGCGCTGCGACTGCGCGAACGCTTGAACACATTGGGCGAGAACGGAAATGTGCTGGTGGTGGGCGGCAATCTGACTGCCATCGAGGCCGTCACCGAGATCGCCGAATCCCATCCGGGGTTGCGCGTCGCCCTCGTCACCAGCGGCGAGGTCGGCGGCTGGCTGGGTGTGAAGGCCCGCCGTCATCTGCTGCGGGCGTTCGACCGGCTCGGCATCGCCCTGCACGAGCACGCCGCCGTCGAGCGCGTGCGGGAATCCGCGGTGATCACCGCGGACGGCACGGTCCTCCCCTCCGATGCGACGGTGTGGGCAGCCGGTTTCGCCGTGCATCCGATCGCCGCGGCCAGTGGTCTCGAGGTGATCGCCGACGGCCGGATCCGGGTCGACCGTCAGATGCGGTCGGTGTCGCATCCGGACGTCTACGTCGCCGGTGACAGTGCTTTCGTGCTCGGCGACAATGGCAAGCCGCTGCCGATGTCGTGTGCTTCGGCGGGTTTCACCGGCTCGCAGGCGACGGCCGCGATCATCGGTGACCGGACCGGGCGCTCGATCGCGGAGGCCGGGCTGCCCTATGTCGGCAACCACATCAGCCTCGGCCGCAAGGACGGGCTGTTCCAGCTGGTCGATGGTGACGCACAAGCGAAATCGTGGGCGCTGCGCGGCCGGGCGGCGGCGCGCGTCAAGTCGGCGATCCTCGGCACGGCCGCCTGGGGCGTGGGTCACCCGACCTTCGGGAAGCTGGATCACCGTTACCGCTCGGCCTCCCGGCAGTCCGCGCCCGAGGGTGTCACCGCCTAG
- a CDS encoding GTP-binding protein, translating to MGSKAIDPQAIRNVTIIGDPGATQRVIERLSHAAGLPASPPDVIHWAAARVDHTIRFTQLAADAPIATLERSIRVANSVIAVVHATAPHAPRLETILRVADDHQVARLCLITALDHPGADFAHCVHTIADTRGAVPLPLQIPLGAGAAFEGSIDLLSMWALGPLAADIYGPHWALAEASYADLVKTVMQQNTPDATAYHALRDIPLEQLHQRIRSLTRIGDIVPILCGATPLSDDTVPLLDAIVRYLPSPLDVCQPEHALDY from the coding sequence ATGGGCAGCAAAGCCATTGACCCGCAGGCGATCCGCAATGTCACGATCATCGGTGATCCCGGCGCGACGCAACGGGTGATCGAACGCCTGTCCCACGCCGCCGGGCTGCCCGCCTCCCCACCGGACGTCATCCACTGGGCCGCGGCCCGCGTCGACCACACCATCCGGTTCACCCAGCTCGCGGCCGACGCACCCATCGCCACCCTGGAACGATCCATCCGCGTGGCCAACAGCGTGATCGCGGTCGTGCACGCCACCGCACCCCACGCCCCGCGACTGGAAACCATCCTGCGCGTCGCCGACGACCACCAGGTCGCGCGCCTGTGCCTGATCACCGCCCTCGATCACCCCGGCGCCGATTTCGCGCACTGCGTCCACACCATCGCCGACACCCGCGGAGCGGTACCCCTGCCCCTGCAGATTCCGCTCGGCGCCGGCGCCGCCTTCGAAGGCAGCATCGACCTGCTCTCGATGTGGGCGCTCGGCCCGCTGGCCGCCGACATCTACGGCCCGCACTGGGCCCTCGCCGAAGCGTCCTACGCCGACCTCGTGAAAACCGTGATGCAGCAGAACACCCCGGACGCGACCGCCTACCACGCCCTGCGCGACATCCCCCTCGAACAGCTGCACCAGCGCATCCGCTCGCTCACCCGCATCGGCGACATCGTCCCCATCCTGTGCGGCGCGACCCCGCTGAGCGACGACACCGTCCCCCTCCTGGACGCCATCGTCCGCTATCTCCCCTCGCCCCTGGACGTCTGCCAGCCCGAACACGCCCTCGACTACTGA
- a CDS encoding aspartate ammonia-lyase encodes MTLDTRTESDSLGTLEVPRSAYWGIHTARALHNFAITGDSIGRYPALIVSLAAVKQAACQANRELGLLDDERAAAIEAACAEIRSGALHDQFPIDPIQGGAGTSTNMNANEVIANRALELLGHERGAYTALDPLDHVNLGQSTNDVYPTAVRLAVIRHIRDLVAALGRLIDEFSGKSTEFADVIKMGRTQLQDAVPMTLGQEFGTFAVMLREDCSRLEEGIALLRECNLGGTAIGTAINGHPAYPALACARLTEITGENVTPAENLIEATQDCGAFVQVSGILKRVAVKLSKICNDLRLMSSGPLTGLREINLPAVQAGSSIMPGKVNPVIPEIVNQVAFEAIGADLAVTMAAEAGQFQLNAFEPIIGYSILKTTAHLTAAADTLATKCVTGITANRDHLAEGVHRSIGIVTALTPHIGYAASARIAKLALQTGQPVSEIATELGLVDTETVKALLAPHRLAGLPAPVTTG; translated from the coding sequence GTGACCCTCGATACCCGCACCGAATCCGATTCCCTCGGCACACTCGAGGTTCCGCGCAGCGCCTACTGGGGGATCCACACCGCCCGCGCCCTGCACAATTTCGCCATCACCGGCGACAGCATCGGACGGTATCCGGCCCTGATCGTCTCCCTCGCCGCCGTCAAACAGGCCGCCTGCCAAGCCAATCGCGAGCTCGGCCTGCTCGACGACGAGCGCGCCGCCGCCATCGAAGCGGCCTGCGCCGAAATCCGTTCCGGCGCACTGCACGACCAGTTCCCGATCGACCCGATCCAGGGCGGCGCGGGCACCTCCACGAATATGAACGCCAACGAGGTCATCGCCAATCGCGCACTGGAACTGCTGGGCCACGAGCGCGGCGCGTACACCGCACTCGATCCGCTGGATCACGTGAACCTGGGCCAGTCCACCAATGACGTCTATCCGACCGCCGTCCGCCTGGCGGTCATCCGGCACATTCGGGATCTCGTCGCGGCGCTGGGCCGTCTGATCGACGAATTCTCCGGCAAGTCAACGGAATTCGCCGATGTCATCAAGATGGGCCGCACCCAGCTCCAGGACGCCGTCCCCATGACGCTGGGCCAGGAGTTCGGCACCTTCGCCGTCATGCTCCGCGAGGACTGCTCCCGCCTGGAGGAGGGCATCGCCCTGCTGCGCGAATGCAATCTGGGCGGCACCGCCATCGGCACCGCCATCAACGGTCACCCCGCCTACCCGGCCCTGGCCTGCGCGCGCCTGACCGAGATCACCGGCGAAAACGTCACTCCCGCAGAGAATCTCATCGAGGCCACACAGGATTGCGGCGCCTTCGTCCAGGTCTCCGGCATCCTCAAGCGGGTCGCCGTCAAACTGTCGAAGATCTGCAACGACCTGCGCCTGATGTCCTCCGGCCCGCTGACCGGCCTGCGTGAGATCAATCTGCCTGCGGTGCAGGCGGGTTCGTCCATCATGCCCGGCAAGGTCAATCCGGTGATCCCCGAGATCGTCAACCAGGTGGCCTTCGAAGCCATCGGCGCCGACCTCGCCGTCACCATGGCCGCCGAAGCGGGCCAGTTCCAGCTCAACGCCTTCGAGCCCATCATCGGCTACAGCATCCTGAAGACCACCGCGCATCTGACCGCCGCCGCCGACACCCTCGCCACCAAATGCGTCACCGGCATCACCGCCAATCGCGATCACCTGGCCGAGGGCGTGCACCGCTCCATCGGCATAGTCACCGCCCTCACCCCGCACATCGGCTACGCCGCCAGCGCCCGAATCGCCAAGCTGGCCTTGCAAACCGGGCAGCCCGTCAGCGAAATCGCCACGGAGCTGGGCCTGGTCGACACCGAAACCGTGAAAGCCCTACTGGCCCCGCATCGTCTGGCCGGTCTGCCCGCGCCGGTGACCACCGGCTAG
- a CDS encoding Zn-ribbon domain-containing OB-fold protein yields the protein MADWFTAEDGAVRLKGSRCNSCGTPYFPRNTLACRNPQCAGPKDGSELAEYLFSTRGRIWSYADARYKPPAPYVSPDPFEPYVIAAVELEVEQMVILGQVVRGFTVDDLAVGMPVELALGVLYEDEEAEHTVWMWRPVND from the coding sequence GTGGCAGACTGGTTCACTGCGGAGGACGGCGCGGTGCGTCTGAAGGGAAGCCGCTGCAATAGCTGTGGCACACCGTATTTCCCGCGGAACACCCTCGCCTGCCGCAATCCGCAGTGTGCCGGACCGAAGGACGGGTCCGAGCTGGCCGAGTACCTGTTCTCGACGCGCGGCCGGATCTGGTCCTACGCCGACGCGCGATACAAGCCGCCCGCACCCTATGTGTCGCCCGACCCCTTCGAGCCGTATGTCATTGCGGCGGTGGAGCTCGAGGTCGAGCAGATGGTGATTCTCGGACAGGTCGTGCGCGGATTCACCGTGGACGATCTCGCCGTCGGCATGCCGGTCGAGCTGGCGCTCGGCGTGCTGTACGAGGACGAGGAAGCGGAGCACACGGTGTGGATGTGGAGGCCGGTCAATGACTGA